From a single Calothrix sp. NIES-2098 genomic region:
- a CDS encoding rhodanese domain-containing protein: MKQENSLVVATLYKFVSLPDFAEKRDPLLSYCQQQGMKGTILLAQEGINGTIAGSREAVDSVLEFLRSDLRLADLEHKESYTDTPPFERMKVRLKSEIVTLGLPEVDPNEQVGTYVSPQEWNELISNPEVTVIDTRNDYEVSIGTFKRAENPQTTTFREFPEYVRQQLDPNKHKKVALFCTGGIRCEKASSFMLSQGFAEVYHLKGGILKYLEEVPAQESLWEGDCFVFDERVAVRHGLEEGSYEMCQGCGRPISAADKASPKYEEGITCPYCFDSLTEEKRVRQQEKRRQFLFKSNHKNE; encoded by the coding sequence ATGAAGCAAGAAAATAGTCTAGTCGTTGCGACACTTTATAAATTCGTCAGTTTGCCAGATTTTGCTGAGAAACGAGACCCTTTGCTGTCTTACTGCCAACAGCAAGGGATGAAGGGCACAATTCTGTTGGCACAAGAAGGCATTAACGGGACAATTGCAGGTTCTCGTGAGGCTGTTGACTCAGTTCTGGAATTTCTGCGTTCCGATCTGCGTTTGGCAGACTTGGAACATAAGGAGTCTTACACTGACACCCCGCCGTTTGAACGCATGAAGGTACGCTTAAAGTCAGAAATTGTCACTTTGGGATTGCCGGAAGTTGACCCAAATGAACAGGTTGGTACTTATGTCAGTCCTCAAGAATGGAATGAATTAATTTCTAACCCGGAAGTGACTGTGATTGACACCCGCAACGATTATGAAGTGAGTATAGGTACTTTTAAAAGGGCAGAAAATCCTCAAACTACTACATTTCGGGAGTTTCCTGAGTATGTCCGCCAGCAGCTTGACCCGAATAAACACAAAAAGGTAGCGCTGTTTTGTACTGGCGGTATTCGCTGTGAAAAAGCCTCATCCTTTATGCTGTCGCAAGGCTTTGCAGAAGTTTATCACTTGAAGGGCGGCATTCTCAAATACTTAGAAGAAGTTCCTGCCCAAGAAAGCTTGTGGGAAGGAGATTGTTTCGTCTTTGACGAACGAGTTGCTGTCCGTCACGGCTTGGAAGAAGGCAGCTATGAGATGTGTCAAGGTTGTGGTCGCCCAATTTCCGCGGCAGATAAGGCTTCACCTAAGTATGAGGAAGGTATTACTTGCCCCTACTGTTTTGATAGCCTGACGGAAGAAAAAAGAGTACGTCAGCAGGAAAAAAGGCGACAGTTTCTCTTTAAAAGTAACCATAAAAATGAATAA
- a CDS encoding TspO and MBR like protein has product MIRSWMVIGGVAFVVALAANFITPSDRKWFERLQRPRWLTFEAAIPIIWTVIFICGAWSAYIVWERNPGTNATWLLMGLYLLLEIVTIAYTPVMFRLRSLKVGTILGGTGFIIGLLLALAVLTTSVWAALLLVPYLLWSPIGTYTTWQMLHLNPQAA; this is encoded by the coding sequence ATGATTAGATCTTGGATGGTAATTGGGGGTGTAGCTTTCGTAGTAGCCTTAGCGGCTAATTTTATTACACCAAGCGATCGCAAGTGGTTCGAGCGATTGCAACGCCCCAGATGGTTAACTTTTGAAGCAGCAATTCCCATCATCTGGACGGTAATTTTTATTTGCGGTGCTTGGTCAGCTTATATTGTTTGGGAAAGAAACCCAGGAACCAACGCCACTTGGTTACTTATGGGTTTATATCTACTTCTAGAAATTGTCACTATTGCCTACACCCCTGTAATGTTTCGACTTCGTAGTCTAAAAGTCGGTACAATTCTGGGCGGTACAGGCTTTATTATTGGTCTTTTATTAGCACTTGCAGTTTTAACTACTTCCGTTTGGGCAGCCTTGTTATTAGTTCCTTACTTACTTTGGAGTCCCATCGGTACTTATACTACTTGGCAGATGCTTCACCTCAATCCGCAAGCAGCCTAA